A genomic segment from Montipora foliosa isolate CH-2021 chromosome 9, ASM3666993v2, whole genome shotgun sequence encodes:
- the LOC137969832 gene encoding cilia- and flagella-associated protein 337-like isoform X1 has protein sequence MEKESIDQEAVEENKCLLQVPGAEFERESSRGHSALSSRTSVTTRSRLHFKTAVQMLAPVVWSRIHSKREKADAAILNKSWASDVVTSNEYGKEFEPLRLEEELDLHHLETLMFKFMAHVPDQAALKLWLARRGSMHKDPSRFHSAGLMTLEEFHEMLADLLGVETWDEQKVAVFEREIEILFKKVDIASDGLVDWDEFCTYLMLQFDENDQAAKVNGSTFSPKPNIVRIDHNKETTTKVLTDFNPLRYVTVSKEGIIGVWSTELELQRKIEMEHSNSNAERTSSKRHIKMWVTDAVAMPNVHKMALATTNRDVYFYDMSTPIYTPQFHLCALANVVLCLDYNYNKRVPARKAVLFLGMDNGVIMFLVFSTPLKGLFETPFKKTSGSHQVYLQDLPSHSRFVALQTLGQVHSDWVRRVRYIAIKEFVISCSGSGRESLVVRDIDDKKRKTYTFKVAKGIECFEYSHSLNAICTGGVDHAVRLWNPYVTAKPVAIMKGHQSSIIDLVIHEALEQVFSYDKDGVLKAWDIKEQVCLQTLAIKFPFGHRIPEHGPFPFFLITSPINSLFITSNDCLAEMKIIAMSAIKRNKTTHWKPLCAALYNPNMEQVITGCQGSVITFWDIRTGRHAQNIADAHGMEEISCMAMDSIGRRLLTGDRSGNIQVWNASNGHLLNKLERVEDKEVTGIISLPEKSKIVTVGWNRKVVVYYDDNQSFCLRPSESWKGGQLHQDDILTAAYCPPNYLATASFDGDIILWSLDREKMIRRLKKGSGSLLKAKIMKLGLVQDRYTNRSSSGGLPVDKLLFLTSRAHWKNQESAVLVSSEAGYLEFWCLYRVNEPMGRFHAAYEYETTVPALATDPSNDIMVTGDSNGYITVCDIRSYCISRAEAIIAQVWSTTQRAGSLDDSPEGKPPQLARWHAHQGSVVSIEYLSRDQSPLLLSASEDCTARLWTLDGQYIGMFGQKRLWNVDDPSSYRLAGKIWDENREISRQAKSPLNPSELSNASSIPPSPPPPSSVASGLSQSSERQFTYAPRESTFLPPIEVGKAQDGSEEDPQYWRKTDYYRSMSSLVLERSSKTPKSWSILGDHYNKDFRRRMETRQSRRDHVGNVDRKLTSGGGLGNTCSPFQALHIPDTKEYELPKKMPVTPRMIQKVSCSSADNIWTRPMQYAVPPLPATLRRSDSFFTMVESTTGNASQ, from the exons ATGGAAAAGGAATCCATTGATCAGGAGGCAGTTGAGGAGAATAAATGTTTACTTCAAGTTCCCGGTGCCGAATTCGAAAGAGAAAGTTCTCGGGGACATTCGGCGCTTTCGTCGCGGACGTCGGTCACAACCCGTTCCAGGCTACATTTTAAGACAGCGGTGCAAATGCTCGCTCCGGTCGTATGGTCGCGAATCCACTCAAAGAGAGAG AAAGCGGATGCTGCGATATTGAACAAATCTTGGGCATCAGATGTCGTAACTTCTAATGA GTATGGCAAGGAATTTGAGCCTTTGCGTCTGGAGGAGGAGCTGGACCTTCATCACCTTGAAACTCTCATGTTTAAGTTTATGGCTCACGTTCCCGATCAGGCTGCTCTCAAGTTGTGGTTGGCACGCCGTGGCTCCATGCACAAAGACCCATCAAGGTTTCACTCTGCAGGGCTTATGACACTTGAGGAATTTCATGAAATGCTTGCAGATCTTTTAGGAGTTGAAACATGGGATGAACAAAAGGTTGCAGTGTTTGAAAGGGAGATAGAAATCTTATTTAAAAAG GTTGACATTGCATCTGATGGATTAGTTGATTGGGATGAATTCTGCACTTATCTCATGCTGCAGTTTGATGAGAATGACCAAGCTGCTAAAGTAAATGGCAGTACTTTTTCACCCAAGCCAAACATTGTGAGGATAGATCATAACAAG GAGACCACTACAAAAGTTCTTACTGACTTTAATCCTTTGAGATATGTAACTGTAAGCAAA GAAGGTATCATTGGGGTATGGAGCACAGAACTGGAACTTCAGCGCAAAATTGAAATGGAGCACAGCAATTCTAATGCAGAACGAACGTCCTCCAAGCGTCACATTAAGATGTGGGTTACAGATGCTGTAGCTATGCCAAATGTTCATAAAATGGCACTTGCAACAACTAACAGAGATGTTTATTTTTACGATATGTCAACACCAATATACACTCCACAATTTCATCTGTGTG cACTTGCCAATGTGGTACTCTGTCTTGACTATAATTACAACAAAAGA GTTCCTGCTCGAAAAGCAGTACTTTTTCTTGGAATGGATAATGGCGTCATTATGTTTCTTGTCTTCTCAACACCTCTAAAAGGATTGTTTGAGACTCCTTTTAAGAAAACGTCAGGGAGTCATCAGGTCTATCTTCAG GACTTGCCCTCACACTCTCGATTTGTGGCACTTCAGACACTGGGTCAGGTTCATTCTGACTGGGTGAGAAGGGTGAGGTACATTGCAATCAAGGAATTTGTTATCTCCTGCAGTGGAAGTGGGAGGGAGTCACTTGTTGTCCGAGACATTGACGacaaaaagaggaaaacatATACCTTCAAAGTGGCAAAG GGCATAGAATGTTTTGAATACAGCCATAGTCTGAACGCTATCTGTACTGGTGGAGTGGATCATGCAGTGCGTCTGTGGAATCCTTATGTTACAGCTAAACCTGTTGCCATTATGAAAGGACACCAGTCTTCTATTATTGACCTGGTGATTCATGAAGCTCTGGAACAAGTCTTTAGTTACGACAAGGATGGG GTTTTGAAAGCTTGGGATATAAAGGAACAAGTTTGTCTTCAGACACTGGCAATCAAGTTTCCATTTGGACATAGAATTCCAGAGCATGGTCCTTTCCcgttttttcttattacatcacCCATCAACTCTCTGTTCATCACCAGCAATGACTGCCTGGCAGAAATGAAGATAATAGCCATGAGTGCAATTAAAAGGAACAAGACAACTCATTGGAAGCCTCTTTGTGCAGCATTATATAACCCAAACATGGAACAG GTGATCACAGGTTGTCAAGGGTCAGTTATCACCTTTTGGGACATACGTACTGGACGACACGCTCAGAACATTGCAGATGCTCATGGAATGGAGGAAATCTCTTGTATGGCAATGGACTCCATAGGTCGACGCCTTCTTACTGGTGATAGGAGTGGAAATATTCAA GTATGGAATGCCAGCAACGGCCACTTGTTAAATAAACTCGAACGCGTTGAGGATAAAGAGGTTACAGGAATCATCTCACTGCCAGAGAAAAGTAAAATAGTCACAGTGGGGTGGAATCGCAAGGTCGTGGTTTACTATGATGACAATCAG AGCTTTTGTCTAAGACCAAGTGAAAGCTGGAAAGGAGGACAATTACACCAG GATGACATTTTAACAGCCGCTTACTGTCCTCCAAATTACCTGGCCACAGCCAGTTTTGACGGTGACATTATACTATGGAGTCTGGATCGAGAAAAGATGATTCGTCGGCTTAAGAAAGGCTCGGGAAGTTTACT GAAAGCCAAGATTATGAAGCTAGGACTAGTGCAAGACAGATATACCAA TCGAAGCAGCAGTGGTGGTCTGCCGGTGGATAAGTTACTGTTTCTCACCTCAAGAGCTCACTGGAAGAATCAGGAGAGTGCTGTACTTGTCTCTTCAGAAGCTGGATATTTGGAGTTTTGGTGTTTATACCGTGTCAACGAACCTATGG GGAGGTTCCACGCTGCCTACGAATATGAAACCACTGTTCCTGCCCTAGCAACAGACCCCAGCAACGACATTATGGTTACCGGGGACTCGAATGGTTACATCACAGTGTGCGACATCCGTTCATACTGCATCTCAAGAGCAGAGGCTATCATTGCTCAA GTGTGGTCTACAACTCAGCGTGCGGGAAGCTTAGATGACAGCCCAGAGGGTAAACCACCTCAACTCGCTCGATGGCATGCGCATCAAGGTTCAGTGGTCAGTATAGAATACTTGTCACGTGATCAAAGTCCCTTATTGCTGTCTGCCTCGGAAGACTGCACCGCAAGACTCTGGACCCTGGACGGCCAGTATATTGGAATGTTTGGTCAG AAACGTCTGTGGAATGTTGACGATCCAAGCTCTTATAGACTTGCAGG AAAAATCTGGGATGAAAACAGAGAAATTTCCAGACAAGCAAAAAGCCCCCTGAATCCCTCTGAACTTAGCAATGCAAGTTCTATTCCACCCTCTCCTCCCCCGCCAAGTTCAGTCGCGTCTGGTTTGTCTCAATCCAGTGAAAG GCAATTTACGTATGCACCACGCGAAAGTACCTTTCTTCCACCAATTGAGGTGGGAAAGGCACAAGATGGAAGCGAAGAAGATCCTCAGTACTGGCGAAAGACCGATTACTATAGGTCAATGTCAAGCTTGGTGTTAGAGAGGTCATCCAAAACTCCTAAATCTTGG TCTATTCTGGGAGATCATTACAACAAAGACTTCAGACGTCGGATGGAGACGCGGCAGTCTCGCAGGGATCATGTGGGCAACGTGGACAGAAAGTTAACAAGCGGAGGGGGTTTAGGAAATACTTGCTCTCCTTTTCAGGCGCTTCATATCCCg GATACAAAAGAATACGAGCTTCCAAAGAAAATGCCAGTGACGCCGCGAATGATCCAGAAGGTGAGCTGCTCATCAGCTGATAACATATGGACAAGACCCATGCAATATGCAGTTCCACCTTTACCGGCGACACTCAGGAGATCGGACAGCTTCTTCACCATGGTGGAATCAACCACTGGAAACGCGTCACAGTAA
- the LOC137969832 gene encoding cilia- and flagella-associated protein 337-like isoform X2: MVANPLKERGLKAKKSKADAAILNKSWASDVVTSNEYGKEFEPLRLEEELDLHHLETLMFKFMAHVPDQAALKLWLARRGSMHKDPSRFHSAGLMTLEEFHEMLADLLGVETWDEQKVAVFEREIEILFKKVDIASDGLVDWDEFCTYLMLQFDENDQAAKVNGSTFSPKPNIVRIDHNKETTTKVLTDFNPLRYVTVSKEGIIGVWSTELELQRKIEMEHSNSNAERTSSKRHIKMWVTDAVAMPNVHKMALATTNRDVYFYDMSTPIYTPQFHLCALANVVLCLDYNYNKRVPARKAVLFLGMDNGVIMFLVFSTPLKGLFETPFKKTSGSHQVYLQDLPSHSRFVALQTLGQVHSDWVRRVRYIAIKEFVISCSGSGRESLVVRDIDDKKRKTYTFKVAKGIECFEYSHSLNAICTGGVDHAVRLWNPYVTAKPVAIMKGHQSSIIDLVIHEALEQVFSYDKDGVLKAWDIKEQVCLQTLAIKFPFGHRIPEHGPFPFFLITSPINSLFITSNDCLAEMKIIAMSAIKRNKTTHWKPLCAALYNPNMEQVITGCQGSVITFWDIRTGRHAQNIADAHGMEEISCMAMDSIGRRLLTGDRSGNIQVWNASNGHLLNKLERVEDKEVTGIISLPEKSKIVTVGWNRKVVVYYDDNQSFCLRPSESWKGGQLHQDDILTAAYCPPNYLATASFDGDIILWSLDREKMIRRLKKGSGSLLKAKIMKLGLVQDRYTNRSSSGGLPVDKLLFLTSRAHWKNQESAVLVSSEAGYLEFWCLYRVNEPMGRFHAAYEYETTVPALATDPSNDIMVTGDSNGYITVCDIRSYCISRAEAIIAQVWSTTQRAGSLDDSPEGKPPQLARWHAHQGSVVSIEYLSRDQSPLLLSASEDCTARLWTLDGQYIGMFGQKRLWNVDDPSSYRLAGKIWDENREISRQAKSPLNPSELSNASSIPPSPPPPSSVASGLSQSSERQFTYAPRESTFLPPIEVGKAQDGSEEDPQYWRKTDYYRSMSSLVLERSSKTPKSWSILGDHYNKDFRRRMETRQSRRDHVGNVDRKLTSGGGLGNTCSPFQALHIPDTKEYELPKKMPVTPRMIQKVSCSSADNIWTRPMQYAVPPLPATLRRSDSFFTMVESTTGNASQ; encoded by the exons ATGGTCGCGAATCCACTCAAAGAGAGAGGTTTGAAAGCAAAAAAGTCT AAAGCGGATGCTGCGATATTGAACAAATCTTGGGCATCAGATGTCGTAACTTCTAATGA GTATGGCAAGGAATTTGAGCCTTTGCGTCTGGAGGAGGAGCTGGACCTTCATCACCTTGAAACTCTCATGTTTAAGTTTATGGCTCACGTTCCCGATCAGGCTGCTCTCAAGTTGTGGTTGGCACGCCGTGGCTCCATGCACAAAGACCCATCAAGGTTTCACTCTGCAGGGCTTATGACACTTGAGGAATTTCATGAAATGCTTGCAGATCTTTTAGGAGTTGAAACATGGGATGAACAAAAGGTTGCAGTGTTTGAAAGGGAGATAGAAATCTTATTTAAAAAG GTTGACATTGCATCTGATGGATTAGTTGATTGGGATGAATTCTGCACTTATCTCATGCTGCAGTTTGATGAGAATGACCAAGCTGCTAAAGTAAATGGCAGTACTTTTTCACCCAAGCCAAACATTGTGAGGATAGATCATAACAAG GAGACCACTACAAAAGTTCTTACTGACTTTAATCCTTTGAGATATGTAACTGTAAGCAAA GAAGGTATCATTGGGGTATGGAGCACAGAACTGGAACTTCAGCGCAAAATTGAAATGGAGCACAGCAATTCTAATGCAGAACGAACGTCCTCCAAGCGTCACATTAAGATGTGGGTTACAGATGCTGTAGCTATGCCAAATGTTCATAAAATGGCACTTGCAACAACTAACAGAGATGTTTATTTTTACGATATGTCAACACCAATATACACTCCACAATTTCATCTGTGTG cACTTGCCAATGTGGTACTCTGTCTTGACTATAATTACAACAAAAGA GTTCCTGCTCGAAAAGCAGTACTTTTTCTTGGAATGGATAATGGCGTCATTATGTTTCTTGTCTTCTCAACACCTCTAAAAGGATTGTTTGAGACTCCTTTTAAGAAAACGTCAGGGAGTCATCAGGTCTATCTTCAG GACTTGCCCTCACACTCTCGATTTGTGGCACTTCAGACACTGGGTCAGGTTCATTCTGACTGGGTGAGAAGGGTGAGGTACATTGCAATCAAGGAATTTGTTATCTCCTGCAGTGGAAGTGGGAGGGAGTCACTTGTTGTCCGAGACATTGACGacaaaaagaggaaaacatATACCTTCAAAGTGGCAAAG GGCATAGAATGTTTTGAATACAGCCATAGTCTGAACGCTATCTGTACTGGTGGAGTGGATCATGCAGTGCGTCTGTGGAATCCTTATGTTACAGCTAAACCTGTTGCCATTATGAAAGGACACCAGTCTTCTATTATTGACCTGGTGATTCATGAAGCTCTGGAACAAGTCTTTAGTTACGACAAGGATGGG GTTTTGAAAGCTTGGGATATAAAGGAACAAGTTTGTCTTCAGACACTGGCAATCAAGTTTCCATTTGGACATAGAATTCCAGAGCATGGTCCTTTCCcgttttttcttattacatcacCCATCAACTCTCTGTTCATCACCAGCAATGACTGCCTGGCAGAAATGAAGATAATAGCCATGAGTGCAATTAAAAGGAACAAGACAACTCATTGGAAGCCTCTTTGTGCAGCATTATATAACCCAAACATGGAACAG GTGATCACAGGTTGTCAAGGGTCAGTTATCACCTTTTGGGACATACGTACTGGACGACACGCTCAGAACATTGCAGATGCTCATGGAATGGAGGAAATCTCTTGTATGGCAATGGACTCCATAGGTCGACGCCTTCTTACTGGTGATAGGAGTGGAAATATTCAA GTATGGAATGCCAGCAACGGCCACTTGTTAAATAAACTCGAACGCGTTGAGGATAAAGAGGTTACAGGAATCATCTCACTGCCAGAGAAAAGTAAAATAGTCACAGTGGGGTGGAATCGCAAGGTCGTGGTTTACTATGATGACAATCAG AGCTTTTGTCTAAGACCAAGTGAAAGCTGGAAAGGAGGACAATTACACCAG GATGACATTTTAACAGCCGCTTACTGTCCTCCAAATTACCTGGCCACAGCCAGTTTTGACGGTGACATTATACTATGGAGTCTGGATCGAGAAAAGATGATTCGTCGGCTTAAGAAAGGCTCGGGAAGTTTACT GAAAGCCAAGATTATGAAGCTAGGACTAGTGCAAGACAGATATACCAA TCGAAGCAGCAGTGGTGGTCTGCCGGTGGATAAGTTACTGTTTCTCACCTCAAGAGCTCACTGGAAGAATCAGGAGAGTGCTGTACTTGTCTCTTCAGAAGCTGGATATTTGGAGTTTTGGTGTTTATACCGTGTCAACGAACCTATGG GGAGGTTCCACGCTGCCTACGAATATGAAACCACTGTTCCTGCCCTAGCAACAGACCCCAGCAACGACATTATGGTTACCGGGGACTCGAATGGTTACATCACAGTGTGCGACATCCGTTCATACTGCATCTCAAGAGCAGAGGCTATCATTGCTCAA GTGTGGTCTACAACTCAGCGTGCGGGAAGCTTAGATGACAGCCCAGAGGGTAAACCACCTCAACTCGCTCGATGGCATGCGCATCAAGGTTCAGTGGTCAGTATAGAATACTTGTCACGTGATCAAAGTCCCTTATTGCTGTCTGCCTCGGAAGACTGCACCGCAAGACTCTGGACCCTGGACGGCCAGTATATTGGAATGTTTGGTCAG AAACGTCTGTGGAATGTTGACGATCCAAGCTCTTATAGACTTGCAGG AAAAATCTGGGATGAAAACAGAGAAATTTCCAGACAAGCAAAAAGCCCCCTGAATCCCTCTGAACTTAGCAATGCAAGTTCTATTCCACCCTCTCCTCCCCCGCCAAGTTCAGTCGCGTCTGGTTTGTCTCAATCCAGTGAAAG GCAATTTACGTATGCACCACGCGAAAGTACCTTTCTTCCACCAATTGAGGTGGGAAAGGCACAAGATGGAAGCGAAGAAGATCCTCAGTACTGGCGAAAGACCGATTACTATAGGTCAATGTCAAGCTTGGTGTTAGAGAGGTCATCCAAAACTCCTAAATCTTGG TCTATTCTGGGAGATCATTACAACAAAGACTTCAGACGTCGGATGGAGACGCGGCAGTCTCGCAGGGATCATGTGGGCAACGTGGACAGAAAGTTAACAAGCGGAGGGGGTTTAGGAAATACTTGCTCTCCTTTTCAGGCGCTTCATATCCCg GATACAAAAGAATACGAGCTTCCAAAGAAAATGCCAGTGACGCCGCGAATGATCCAGAAGGTGAGCTGCTCATCAGCTGATAACATATGGACAAGACCCATGCAATATGCAGTTCCACCTTTACCGGCGACACTCAGGAGATCGGACAGCTTCTTCACCATGGTGGAATCAACCACTGGAAACGCGTCACAGTAA
- the LOC137969832 gene encoding cilia- and flagella-associated protein 337-like isoform X3, which produces MLRKLERNLLIQTHKLILEIQVMGKRYGKEFEPLRLEEELDLHHLETLMFKFMAHVPDQAALKLWLARRGSMHKDPSRFHSAGLMTLEEFHEMLADLLGVETWDEQKVAVFEREIEILFKKVDIASDGLVDWDEFCTYLMLQFDENDQAAKVNGSTFSPKPNIVRIDHNKETTTKVLTDFNPLRYVTVSKEGIIGVWSTELELQRKIEMEHSNSNAERTSSKRHIKMWVTDAVAMPNVHKMALATTNRDVYFYDMSTPIYTPQFHLCALANVVLCLDYNYNKRVPARKAVLFLGMDNGVIMFLVFSTPLKGLFETPFKKTSGSHQVYLQDLPSHSRFVALQTLGQVHSDWVRRVRYIAIKEFVISCSGSGRESLVVRDIDDKKRKTYTFKVAKGIECFEYSHSLNAICTGGVDHAVRLWNPYVTAKPVAIMKGHQSSIIDLVIHEALEQVFSYDKDGVLKAWDIKEQVCLQTLAIKFPFGHRIPEHGPFPFFLITSPINSLFITSNDCLAEMKIIAMSAIKRNKTTHWKPLCAALYNPNMEQVITGCQGSVITFWDIRTGRHAQNIADAHGMEEISCMAMDSIGRRLLTGDRSGNIQVWNASNGHLLNKLERVEDKEVTGIISLPEKSKIVTVGWNRKVVVYYDDNQSFCLRPSESWKGGQLHQDDILTAAYCPPNYLATASFDGDIILWSLDREKMIRRLKKGSGSLLKAKIMKLGLVQDRYTNRSSSGGLPVDKLLFLTSRAHWKNQESAVLVSSEAGYLEFWCLYRVNEPMGRFHAAYEYETTVPALATDPSNDIMVTGDSNGYITVCDIRSYCISRAEAIIAQVWSTTQRAGSLDDSPEGKPPQLARWHAHQGSVVSIEYLSRDQSPLLLSASEDCTARLWTLDGQYIGMFGQKRLWNVDDPSSYRLAGKIWDENREISRQAKSPLNPSELSNASSIPPSPPPPSSVASGLSQSSERQFTYAPRESTFLPPIEVGKAQDGSEEDPQYWRKTDYYRSMSSLVLERSSKTPKSWSILGDHYNKDFRRRMETRQSRRDHVGNVDRKLTSGGGLGNTCSPFQALHIPDTKEYELPKKMPVTPRMIQKVSCSSADNIWTRPMQYAVPPLPATLRRSDSFFTMVESTTGNASQ; this is translated from the exons ATGTTAAGGAAGCTAGAAAGGAATTTACTTATCCAAACCCACAAGCTCATTCTTGAAATCCAAGTAATGGGTAAAAG GTATGGCAAGGAATTTGAGCCTTTGCGTCTGGAGGAGGAGCTGGACCTTCATCACCTTGAAACTCTCATGTTTAAGTTTATGGCTCACGTTCCCGATCAGGCTGCTCTCAAGTTGTGGTTGGCACGCCGTGGCTCCATGCACAAAGACCCATCAAGGTTTCACTCTGCAGGGCTTATGACACTTGAGGAATTTCATGAAATGCTTGCAGATCTTTTAGGAGTTGAAACATGGGATGAACAAAAGGTTGCAGTGTTTGAAAGGGAGATAGAAATCTTATTTAAAAAG GTTGACATTGCATCTGATGGATTAGTTGATTGGGATGAATTCTGCACTTATCTCATGCTGCAGTTTGATGAGAATGACCAAGCTGCTAAAGTAAATGGCAGTACTTTTTCACCCAAGCCAAACATTGTGAGGATAGATCATAACAAG GAGACCACTACAAAAGTTCTTACTGACTTTAATCCTTTGAGATATGTAACTGTAAGCAAA GAAGGTATCATTGGGGTATGGAGCACAGAACTGGAACTTCAGCGCAAAATTGAAATGGAGCACAGCAATTCTAATGCAGAACGAACGTCCTCCAAGCGTCACATTAAGATGTGGGTTACAGATGCTGTAGCTATGCCAAATGTTCATAAAATGGCACTTGCAACAACTAACAGAGATGTTTATTTTTACGATATGTCAACACCAATATACACTCCACAATTTCATCTGTGTG cACTTGCCAATGTGGTACTCTGTCTTGACTATAATTACAACAAAAGA GTTCCTGCTCGAAAAGCAGTACTTTTTCTTGGAATGGATAATGGCGTCATTATGTTTCTTGTCTTCTCAACACCTCTAAAAGGATTGTTTGAGACTCCTTTTAAGAAAACGTCAGGGAGTCATCAGGTCTATCTTCAG GACTTGCCCTCACACTCTCGATTTGTGGCACTTCAGACACTGGGTCAGGTTCATTCTGACTGGGTGAGAAGGGTGAGGTACATTGCAATCAAGGAATTTGTTATCTCCTGCAGTGGAAGTGGGAGGGAGTCACTTGTTGTCCGAGACATTGACGacaaaaagaggaaaacatATACCTTCAAAGTGGCAAAG GGCATAGAATGTTTTGAATACAGCCATAGTCTGAACGCTATCTGTACTGGTGGAGTGGATCATGCAGTGCGTCTGTGGAATCCTTATGTTACAGCTAAACCTGTTGCCATTATGAAAGGACACCAGTCTTCTATTATTGACCTGGTGATTCATGAAGCTCTGGAACAAGTCTTTAGTTACGACAAGGATGGG GTTTTGAAAGCTTGGGATATAAAGGAACAAGTTTGTCTTCAGACACTGGCAATCAAGTTTCCATTTGGACATAGAATTCCAGAGCATGGTCCTTTCCcgttttttcttattacatcacCCATCAACTCTCTGTTCATCACCAGCAATGACTGCCTGGCAGAAATGAAGATAATAGCCATGAGTGCAATTAAAAGGAACAAGACAACTCATTGGAAGCCTCTTTGTGCAGCATTATATAACCCAAACATGGAACAG GTGATCACAGGTTGTCAAGGGTCAGTTATCACCTTTTGGGACATACGTACTGGACGACACGCTCAGAACATTGCAGATGCTCATGGAATGGAGGAAATCTCTTGTATGGCAATGGACTCCATAGGTCGACGCCTTCTTACTGGTGATAGGAGTGGAAATATTCAA GTATGGAATGCCAGCAACGGCCACTTGTTAAATAAACTCGAACGCGTTGAGGATAAAGAGGTTACAGGAATCATCTCACTGCCAGAGAAAAGTAAAATAGTCACAGTGGGGTGGAATCGCAAGGTCGTGGTTTACTATGATGACAATCAG AGCTTTTGTCTAAGACCAAGTGAAAGCTGGAAAGGAGGACAATTACACCAG GATGACATTTTAACAGCCGCTTACTGTCCTCCAAATTACCTGGCCACAGCCAGTTTTGACGGTGACATTATACTATGGAGTCTGGATCGAGAAAAGATGATTCGTCGGCTTAAGAAAGGCTCGGGAAGTTTACT GAAAGCCAAGATTATGAAGCTAGGACTAGTGCAAGACAGATATACCAA TCGAAGCAGCAGTGGTGGTCTGCCGGTGGATAAGTTACTGTTTCTCACCTCAAGAGCTCACTGGAAGAATCAGGAGAGTGCTGTACTTGTCTCTTCAGAAGCTGGATATTTGGAGTTTTGGTGTTTATACCGTGTCAACGAACCTATGG GGAGGTTCCACGCTGCCTACGAATATGAAACCACTGTTCCTGCCCTAGCAACAGACCCCAGCAACGACATTATGGTTACCGGGGACTCGAATGGTTACATCACAGTGTGCGACATCCGTTCATACTGCATCTCAAGAGCAGAGGCTATCATTGCTCAA GTGTGGTCTACAACTCAGCGTGCGGGAAGCTTAGATGACAGCCCAGAGGGTAAACCACCTCAACTCGCTCGATGGCATGCGCATCAAGGTTCAGTGGTCAGTATAGAATACTTGTCACGTGATCAAAGTCCCTTATTGCTGTCTGCCTCGGAAGACTGCACCGCAAGACTCTGGACCCTGGACGGCCAGTATATTGGAATGTTTGGTCAG AAACGTCTGTGGAATGTTGACGATCCAAGCTCTTATAGACTTGCAGG AAAAATCTGGGATGAAAACAGAGAAATTTCCAGACAAGCAAAAAGCCCCCTGAATCCCTCTGAACTTAGCAATGCAAGTTCTATTCCACCCTCTCCTCCCCCGCCAAGTTCAGTCGCGTCTGGTTTGTCTCAATCCAGTGAAAG GCAATTTACGTATGCACCACGCGAAAGTACCTTTCTTCCACCAATTGAGGTGGGAAAGGCACAAGATGGAAGCGAAGAAGATCCTCAGTACTGGCGAAAGACCGATTACTATAGGTCAATGTCAAGCTTGGTGTTAGAGAGGTCATCCAAAACTCCTAAATCTTGG TCTATTCTGGGAGATCATTACAACAAAGACTTCAGACGTCGGATGGAGACGCGGCAGTCTCGCAGGGATCATGTGGGCAACGTGGACAGAAAGTTAACAAGCGGAGGGGGTTTAGGAAATACTTGCTCTCCTTTTCAGGCGCTTCATATCCCg GATACAAAAGAATACGAGCTTCCAAAGAAAATGCCAGTGACGCCGCGAATGATCCAGAAGGTGAGCTGCTCATCAGCTGATAACATATGGACAAGACCCATGCAATATGCAGTTCCACCTTTACCGGCGACACTCAGGAGATCGGACAGCTTCTTCACCATGGTGGAATCAACCACTGGAAACGCGTCACAGTAA